In the Brassica napus cultivar Da-Ae chromosome A7, Da-Ae, whole genome shotgun sequence genome, one interval contains:
- the LOC106357568 gene encoding phenylacetaldehyde synthase-like: protein MENGSSNKALKPMDSEQLREYGHRMVDFIADYYKTIETFPVLSQVQPGYLHNLLPDSAPDQPETLEQVLDDVKEKILPGVTHWQSPSFFAYYPANSSVAGFLGEMLSAALNIVGFSWVSSPAATELEMIVLDWFAKLLNLPEQFLSRGNGGGVIQGTASEAILVVMIAARDKVLRSLGKKALEKLVVYSSDQTHSSLLKACQIAGIHLENCRMLKTDSSTNYALRPESLQEAVSGDLEAGLIPFFLCGTVGTTSSTAVDPLAELGKIAKSNEMWFHVDAAYAGSACICPEYRQYIDGVETADSFNMNAHKWFLTNFDCSLLWVKDRYALTEALSTNPEFLKNKASQANLVVDYKDWQIPLGRRFRSLKLWMVLRLYGAETLKSYIRNHIKLAKDLEQLVSQDPNFEVVTPRIFSLVCFRIAAVDNDEKTCNNLNRSLLDAVNSSGKLFISHTTLSGKFVLRLAIGAPLTEEKHVMDAWKVIQEEASFLLASQVK, encoded by the exons AT GGAAAATGGTAGTAGCAACAAGGCGTTGAAGCCGATGGACTCAGAGCAACTGAGAGAGTACGGACATCGAATGGTCGATTTCATTGCCGATTATTACAAAACCATCGAGACTTTCCCTGTCCTTAGCCAAGTTCAG CCTGGTTATCTTCATAATCTTTTGCCTGATTCAGCACCAGACCAACCTGAAACCCTGGAACAAGTTCTTGACG ATGTGAAGGAGAAGATATTGCCTGGAGTAACGCACTGGCAAAGCCCTAGTTTCTTTGCTTATTACCCTGCTAACAGCAGCGTTGCAGGGTTCTTGGGTGAGATGTTGAGTGCTGCTCTCAATATTGTTGGTTTTAGTTGGGTATCTTCTCCAGCTGCCACTGAGCTCGAGATGATCGTTCTTGATTGGTTTGCCAAACTTCTCAACCTGCCAGAGCAGTTTCTATCCAGAG GGAATGGTGGTGGAGTCATCCAAGGGACAGCTAGTGAAGCTATTCTTGTTGTTATGATTGCTGCCCGCGACAAGGTCTTAAGAAGCCTTGGCAAGAAGGCGCTTGAGAAGCTCGTTGTCTACTCCTCTGACCAGACACATTCTTCTTTACTGAAAGCTTGCCAG ATAGCTGGAATACATCTAGAGAACTGCAGAATGCTGAAAACAGATTCCTCTACAAATTATGCTCTGCGTCCAGAGTCGCTTCAAGAAGCTGTTTCTGGGGATCTTGAAGCTGGATTGATTCCATTCTTCTTATGTGGCACT GTTGGAACAACTTCTTCAACAGCAGTTGATCCACTAGCTGAACTGGGAAAGATCGCAAAG AGCAATGAGATGTGGTTTCACGTGGATGCAGCGTACGCTGGAAGTGCTTGTATATGTCCAGAGTATAGGCAGTACATTGACGGAGTAGAAACTGCAGACTCATTTAACATGAATGCTCATAAATGGTTCCTCACCAACTTCGATTGTTCCCTTCTTTGGGTGAAG gatcGGTATGCTCTCACTGAAGCTCTTTCAACAAATCCAGAGTTTCTCAAAAACAAG GCTTCTCAAGCAAACTTGGTTGTTGACTACAAAGATTGGCAAATCCCTCTCGGAAGAAGATTCAG ATCATTGAAACTATGGATGGTTTTAAGGCTGTATGGAGCTGAGACCTTGAAGAGCTATATAAGAAACCATATCAAACTGGCCAAAGATCTCGAACAGCTTGTCTCTCAAGATCCTAACTTTGAG GTTGTGACTCCTAGGATCTTTTCTCTGGTCTGTTTCCGTATAGCAGCTGTTGATAACGATGAAAAAACATGCAACAACCTAAACCGCAGCCTCCTAGACGCAGTGAACTCTTCGGGGAAACTCTTCATTTCTCACACt ACCTTGTCTGGAAAATTCGTACTACGTTTGGCCATAGGAGCACCACTGACGGAGGAGAAGCACGTGATGGACGCATGGAAGGTTATCCAGGAAGAAGCATCTTTCTTGCTTGCTTCTCAAGTaaaataa